Proteins from a genomic interval of Sporolactobacillus sp. Y61:
- a CDS encoding amino acid permease encodes MQQHAAEGTHKLQRKLKSRHLTMIALGGAIGTGLFLASGNAIYTAGPGGALLAYGLTGIMVYFLMTSLGELAAYVPTSGSFRTYAARFVEPSFGFAIGWNYWYNWAVTIASELSAATLIMKFWFPDSPSYLWSGLFLILIFLLNALTVKGYGESEYWFAFIKVATVIIFIIVGLLMIFRILGGGVPGFANFTVGDAPFHGGFLAAFGVFLAAGYSFQGTELLGVTAGESEHPEKNVPKAMRTIFWRILLFYILAIFVIAMVIPYTSPNLSITDTVMVSPFTLVFQKAGLAVAASVMNAVILTAVLSAGNSGLYASTRILYALARKGEAPKFLAYVTSRGIPIWALVVTTAFGMLAFLASGFGDGIVYNWLLSASGMCGFIAWLGIAVSHFRFRRAYVAQGGKLSDLPYRAKWFPFGPLFAFAVCLIVIIGQSFGAFTGGKIDWGSVISAYIGIPIFLTIWLVAKWKMKDRLIPLTACDVSRHEDAGRE; translated from the coding sequence ATGCAACAACATGCAGCAGAAGGGACACACAAACTACAGAGAAAACTCAAGTCCCGCCACCTGACGATGATCGCGCTTGGCGGCGCAATCGGAACAGGCTTATTTCTTGCAAGCGGCAATGCTATATATACGGCCGGCCCGGGCGGAGCACTTCTCGCCTATGGGCTGACCGGCATCATGGTCTATTTTCTGATGACGAGCCTCGGGGAACTCGCGGCGTATGTGCCGACAAGCGGATCATTTCGTACCTATGCGGCGCGTTTTGTCGAACCGTCTTTCGGCTTTGCTATCGGCTGGAATTACTGGTACAACTGGGCCGTGACGATCGCAAGCGAGCTCTCGGCAGCGACGCTGATCATGAAGTTCTGGTTTCCGGACTCGCCCTCCTATCTGTGGAGCGGGCTGTTCCTGATCCTCATTTTCCTGCTTAATGCATTGACTGTGAAGGGCTACGGCGAGTCGGAATACTGGTTTGCCTTTATAAAAGTGGCAACGGTCATTATATTTATTATTGTCGGTTTATTGATGATTTTCCGGATTTTGGGTGGCGGCGTACCGGGGTTCGCTAATTTTACTGTCGGTGACGCGCCGTTTCACGGTGGCTTTCTGGCGGCGTTCGGCGTTTTTCTTGCCGCCGGCTATTCTTTTCAGGGAACAGAACTGCTCGGTGTCACTGCCGGTGAGAGTGAACATCCGGAGAAAAATGTGCCGAAAGCTATGCGCACCATTTTCTGGCGTATTTTGCTTTTTTACATCCTGGCTATTTTTGTCATCGCGATGGTTATCCCCTATACCAGCCCTAATTTGTCGATTACAGATACGGTGATGGTCAGTCCGTTTACACTGGTCTTCCAGAAAGCGGGCCTCGCAGTTGCGGCTTCGGTGATGAACGCCGTGATTCTGACTGCCGTGCTGTCTGCGGGAAATTCCGGATTGTATGCATCGACACGTATTCTGTATGCTCTGGCAAGGAAGGGCGAAGCTCCGAAATTTCTGGCTTATGTCACATCGCGCGGCATTCCAATCTGGGCACTGGTCGTGACCACGGCATTCGGCATGCTTGCCTTTCTCGCCTCAGGCTTCGGTGACGGTATAGTTTATAACTGGCTTCTCAGCGCTTCCGGGATGTGCGGCTTCATTGCCTGGCTCGGAATCGCTGTCAGTCACTTCCGCTTCAGGCGGGCCTATGTGGCACAGGGCGGAAAACTCAGTGATCTTCCGTATCGGGCAAAATGGTTCCCGTTCGGTCCGCTCTTTGCCTTTGCTGTCTGTCTGATCGTGATTATCGGGCAGAGCTTCGGCGCATTTACCGGAGGGAAGATAGACTGGGGCAGTGTCATCTCTGCTTATATCGGTATCCCGATTTTTCTTACGATCTGGCTGGTGGCCAAATGGAAGATGAAGGACAGACTGATCCCGCTCACGGCCTGCGATGTTTCCAGGCATGAGGATGCGGGCAGAGAATAA
- a CDS encoding DUF1516 family protein has product MQEILLHIHSGVWGIMILLFILSFAFNRQKGWSMALRLTYLIMLVTGVWMLVLIHFPILFVIKGVLALILIGLMEMALAKRNRHQSAVWLMILFVIDLIFILLIGYEII; this is encoded by the coding sequence ATGCAGGAGATACTGTTACATATACACAGCGGTGTCTGGGGAATTATGATTCTTCTGTTCATCCTCAGTTTCGCATTTAATCGTCAGAAGGGATGGAGTATGGCCCTTCGTCTGACTTATCTGATTATGCTTGTCACCGGTGTCTGGATGCTTGTTCTGATCCACTTCCCCATTCTTTTTGTGATCAAGGGCGTGCTGGCACTTATTCTGATCGGCCTGATGGAAATGGCACTCGCAAAAAGAAACAGGCATCAGTCGGCTGTATGGCTGATGATCTTGTTTGTGATTGATCTGATTTTCATCCTTCTGATCGGCTATGAAATTATTTAA
- a CDS encoding aminotransferase class I/II-fold pyridoxal phosphate-dependent enzyme, whose protein sequence is MTEFPSSRLLDKMPGNYFADLDRRIEQVSQSGIDLIHLEKGSPDQLTPDPVIREMDRALRLPENQGYPPYGGKRNLKEAIATFYAGAYGVALDPETEITVFAGATIAIAALPQALLNPGDLMLTTDPGYPMYFICPSLAGAGVYGIPVRAEDDFLPDYRKIPKAFLSRAKLLMLNYPNNPTGAIATKAFFADTVAFSKEHQIPVVHDFAYAAFGFDRQRPLSFLQTPGAKEQGIEIYTFSKTWNMAGWRLGFAAGNASLIRSLGKFHDLAHSDVFGAVQDAGAATLLGPQTSVRKMRALYEKRRNVLVESLREIGWDVASPEGSFFCWFKVPEGYTSETFTKALIEEAHVAMAPGIGFGRGGNFYVRAGLLEPEDRLREAAERIRDSGILTPVRE, encoded by the coding sequence ATGACTGAATTTCCATCTTCCAGGCTGCTTGATAAGATGCCCGGAAATTACTTTGCGGATTTAGACCGGCGAATTGAGCAAGTTAGCCAAAGCGGCATTGACCTGATTCATTTAGAGAAGGGCAGTCCGGATCAGCTCACGCCTGATCCTGTTATTCGCGAAATGGACCGTGCCCTGCGTCTTCCGGAGAATCAGGGATACCCGCCGTACGGAGGGAAAAGAAATCTTAAAGAAGCCATTGCCACATTCTATGCCGGGGCATACGGCGTGGCGCTGGACCCTGAAACCGAGATTACGGTTTTCGCCGGGGCAACGATTGCGATTGCTGCTCTCCCGCAGGCCCTTTTAAATCCCGGCGATCTGATGTTGACTACAGATCCGGGATACCCCATGTACTTCATCTGCCCGTCGCTGGCCGGTGCCGGGGTCTATGGCATACCTGTACGTGCCGAGGATGATTTTCTGCCGGATTACAGAAAAATTCCAAAAGCTTTTCTGAGCCGTGCGAAACTGTTAATGCTCAACTATCCCAACAACCCCACCGGAGCAATCGCAACAAAAGCTTTTTTTGCCGATACCGTTGCTTTTTCAAAAGAGCATCAGATTCCCGTCGTGCACGACTTCGCCTATGCAGCATTCGGGTTCGACAGGCAGCGGCCGCTCAGCTTTCTCCAGACTCCTGGAGCAAAGGAACAGGGGATTGAAATTTACACCTTTTCCAAAACCTGGAACATGGCCGGCTGGCGACTGGGTTTCGCCGCCGGCAATGCGTCCCTGATCCGGTCGCTGGGAAAATTTCATGACCTCGCACACAGCGATGTATTCGGTGCGGTTCAGGATGCCGGTGCAGCTACTCTGCTCGGACCGCAGACATCTGTCCGGAAAATGAGAGCGCTTTATGAAAAAAGGCGCAACGTCCTTGTCGAAAGTCTGCGTGAAATCGGGTGGGACGTCGCTTCCCCGGAAGGTTCATTTTTCTGCTGGTTCAAAGTCCCTGAAGGTTATACATCCGAAACGTTCACCAAAGCCCTGATTGAAGAGGCGCATGTTGCGATGGCGCCCGGGATAGGCTTTGGCAGAGGCGGGAATTTCTATGTGCGCGCCGGTCTCCTCGAACCGGAAGACCGGCTTCGCGAAGCCGCAGAACGAATCAGGGATTCAGGAATTCTGACGCCTGTCAGGGAGTAA
- a CDS encoding LysM peptidoglycan-binding domain-containing protein produces MFVYVVKSGDSLFGISQQFDVPVDTLRAVNGLTAVNVVIGQALLIPSDIYTVQSGDSFWTISRAAFVPLNALMEANPGIRPENLRPGMRLNLPAVERRIATHFSYSQLRTPSLDQGVISDNAPYLTYIGLFETHFNWNGDLSPLNDNAAVLAAWRGRVTPVLTVTNLTAAGFNSALVQRVLNTPSVQQRLIDNMIARATSRGYGGINIDFEGVLAADRAAFVSFLQALKTRTDAAGLNLSIAVPAKTSDEVPWVRGYDYAAIGAIVDQLFIMAYDWHHAGSEPGATAPIADVRATVDFAAGLMDRSKIIMGTPFYGYDWVIPFSGETPAGPLPIRQRLIWL; encoded by the coding sequence ATGTTTGTCTATGTTGTAAAATCGGGGGATTCCTTATTCGGCATCAGCCAGCAGTTTGATGTGCCTGTGGATACGCTGCGGGCGGTCAATGGACTGACCGCCGTCAATGTGGTGATCGGTCAGGCGCTGCTCATACCAAGTGATATTTATACCGTTCAGTCGGGAGACAGTTTCTGGACGATTTCACGAGCAGCTTTTGTACCGCTCAATGCATTAATGGAAGCAAACCCCGGAATTCGTCCGGAGAATCTGCGACCGGGCATGCGTCTGAATCTGCCGGCTGTTGAGCGGCGTATCGCCACACATTTCAGCTACAGTCAGCTGAGGACTCCTTCACTTGACCAGGGGGTTATCTCAGACAATGCTCCTTATTTAACGTATATTGGCCTTTTCGAAACGCATTTTAACTGGAACGGTGATCTCAGTCCGCTGAATGATAACGCCGCAGTGCTGGCAGCATGGCGCGGGCGCGTGACTCCCGTCCTGACCGTGACCAACCTGACCGCCGCCGGGTTTAATTCGGCGCTTGTTCAGCGCGTACTGAACACGCCTTCTGTACAGCAGCGGCTGATTGATAACATGATAGCCAGGGCGACATCGCGGGGATACGGTGGAATCAATATCGATTTCGAAGGTGTACTGGCTGCGGACAGAGCAGCTTTTGTCTCATTCCTTCAGGCGCTGAAAACGCGGACAGACGCGGCCGGACTCAATCTGAGCATCGCGGTGCCGGCGAAAACCAGCGACGAGGTGCCCTGGGTACGCGGCTATGATTATGCGGCGATCGGCGCTATTGTGGATCAGCTTTTCATTATGGCCTACGACTGGCACCATGCCGGCAGTGAGCCGGGCGCAACAGCCCCGATTGCCGATGTCCGGGCGACGGTTGACTTCGCGGCCGGTTTGATGGACCGCAGCAAGATCATTATGGGCACGCCTTTTTACGGTTATGACTGGGTGATTCCATTCTCGGGCGAAACCCCGGCCGGGCCATTACCAATCAGGCAGCGATTAATCTGGCTATAA
- a CDS encoding NAD(P)-dependent oxidoreductase codes for MVAMAVQTIGFVGTGVMGKGMIRNLIKAGYTLQIFNRTKSKADDLIAEGAAWKSSPAEAAEGADAVITMVGYPKDVASIYFDNGIIDHAEPGAYLIDMTTSSPQLAEKIYQAAAEKGLHALDAPVSGGDVGAKNGSLSIMIGGDPEVAETLAPVFQVMGQKIVYQGKAGSGQHTKMANQIAIASNMIGVAEALSYAKHAGLDTDKVMESIETGAAGSWSLSHLGRRMLKGDFAPGFYIKHLIKDERIALKSAKAMGLDTPGLALSEKIYNELAEKGEENSGTQAIYKKYLSE; via the coding sequence GTGGTAGCGATGGCAGTGCAGACGATTGGCTTTGTCGGAACCGGAGTAATGGGCAAGGGCATGATCCGCAATCTGATAAAGGCGGGTTATACTCTTCAGATATTTAATCGAACGAAAAGCAAGGCGGACGATCTCATTGCAGAAGGTGCCGCCTGGAAATCGAGCCCGGCGGAAGCTGCTGAGGGAGCCGATGCGGTCATTACGATGGTCGGGTATCCTAAGGATGTCGCTTCCATTTATTTTGATAACGGGATCATTGATCATGCCGAACCGGGAGCTTACTTAATTGACATGACCACTTCATCCCCTCAACTTGCGGAAAAAATTTATCAGGCAGCCGCGGAAAAAGGTCTGCACGCACTGGACGCACCGGTTTCCGGCGGTGATGTCGGTGCAAAGAACGGCAGCCTGTCGATCATGATCGGTGGTGATCCGGAAGTTGCTGAGACTCTGGCCCCCGTCTTTCAAGTCATGGGGCAGAAAATCGTCTATCAGGGAAAGGCCGGTTCGGGTCAGCATACGAAAATGGCGAACCAGATTGCTATTGCCTCAAACATGATCGGCGTCGCTGAAGCGCTCAGCTACGCGAAACATGCGGGCCTCGACACAGACAAAGTGATGGAGAGCATTGAGACAGGAGCGGCCGGCAGCTGGTCGCTGTCCCATCTCGGGCGGCGGATGCTGAAGGGAGATTTTGCTCCCGGCTTTTATATTAAACATCTGATCAAGGACGAACGGATTGCTCTCAAATCAGCAAAAGCCATGGGACTTGACACTCCGGGACTGGCTTTGTCTGAAAAAATCTACAATGAACTGGCTGAAAAGGGCGAGGAAAACAGCGGCACTCAGGCGATTTATAAAAAATATCTGAGTGAATAA
- a CDS encoding DUF423 domain-containing protein: MKFFIALGSALAFLSVALGAFGAHVLKDRLSEYDLSVFQTGVQYQMYHSLGLILIAILAMTVLQGSAGLLQWAGWMLTLGVVLFSGSLYVLSLSGIRVLGMITPFGGVAFLVGWLLVVIAAVKS, from the coding sequence ATGAAGTTCTTTATTGCGCTCGGCTCAGCGCTTGCTTTCCTGTCTGTAGCCCTTGGTGCCTTCGGTGCCCATGTCTTGAAGGACAGGCTGAGCGAGTATGATTTATCGGTTTTCCAGACAGGCGTCCAATATCAGATGTATCACAGTCTCGGCCTGATCCTGATCGCTATTCTGGCTATGACCGTCCTGCAGGGATCAGCAGGTCTGCTGCAGTGGGCGGGCTGGATGCTCACACTCGGCGTCGTGCTGTTTTCCGGGAGTCTCTACGTGCTCAGTCTCAGCGGAATCAGGGTTCTCGGTATGATCACACCATTCGGCGGTGTTGCTTTTCTGGTCGGATGGCTTCTTGTTGTTATTGCTGCTGTGAAGAGCTGA
- the gerQ gene encoding spore coat protein GerQ, with product MSTPYQPESWPYGVFNNPENGQAPGWEAFRQQTGTGSFPFQGQSVPPTGAPAQPQTLPYPFPSYTIPVPPAGQPQPPQQMPQTPPGQAGFPPGFVEQSYIENILRLNLGKQVTVYATFEGNPEWTARTFTGTLEAAGRDHVIIEDEETTVRSLIPMVFVNYITFTGPVDYSYPFGPQDR from the coding sequence TTGAGTACACCTTATCAGCCAGAAAGCTGGCCATACGGCGTCTTCAATAATCCGGAAAATGGTCAGGCACCCGGATGGGAAGCCTTCCGTCAGCAGACGGGAACCGGGTCGTTCCCTTTCCAGGGACAGTCCGTTCCGCCCACAGGCGCGCCGGCCCAGCCGCAGACGCTTCCTTATCCATTCCCTTCTTACACCATCCCTGTCCCGCCTGCCGGGCAGCCGCAGCCACCACAGCAGATGCCACAGACACCTCCCGGGCAGGCTGGCTTTCCACCGGGCTTTGTGGAGCAGTCGTATATTGAAAATATCCTGCGGCTGAATCTTGGAAAACAGGTGACGGTCTACGCCACCTTTGAAGGAAATCCCGAATGGACAGCGCGAACATTTACCGGTACGCTGGAGGCAGCAGGACGTGATCACGTCATTATTGAAGATGAGGAAACTACCGTCCGCTCTCTGATTCCAATGGTTTTCGTCAACTATATCACCTTTACAGGGCCGGTCGATTACAGCTATCCGTTTGGCCCGCAGGACAGGTGA
- a CDS encoding cell wall hydrolase has product MPAIQYVSSDISLLARLMRAEAEGDGQLGMLMVGNVGVNRVLGNCLDFENIRTIQQMVFQSPGGFEATQKGYFYQAARTQDRRLAQRVLNGERFNPATNSLWFFQPPGACPAQWFNQWNTGRFKSHCFFSPSQADCPQVY; this is encoded by the coding sequence ATGCCCGCCATTCAATATGTATCCAGTGATATCTCACTTCTTGCCCGACTGATGCGGGCGGAAGCCGAAGGAGACGGGCAGCTCGGCATGCTGATGGTCGGCAATGTCGGGGTTAACCGTGTACTCGGAAACTGTCTGGATTTTGAAAATATCCGGACAATCCAGCAGATGGTATTTCAGAGCCCCGGAGGATTTGAAGCAACACAGAAGGGTTACTTTTACCAGGCTGCCCGGACGCAGGATCGGCGTCTGGCACAGCGTGTGCTGAATGGTGAACGATTTAATCCCGCAACAAACAGTCTCTGGTTCTTTCAGCCTCCGGGTGCATGCCCTGCTCAATGGTTTAACCAGTGGAACACAGGTCGTTTCAAATCCCACTGCTTTTTTTCTCCTTCACAGGCCGACTGTCCGCAGGTTTACTGA
- the hemQ gene encoding hydrogen peroxide-dependent heme synthase: protein MAEAAETLDGWYCLHDFRTIDWSKWKALTINEQQDAVQEFNHYLSQWDENEQDHKGSYAFYSIVGQKADIALMLLRPTLDELSDLEIEFNKSKLAEVTKPAYSFVSVVELSNYLGKDGGDPYADPRVQKRLYPVLPKTSYFCFYPMDKKRTHGDNWYMLPMEDRKVLMRSHGKIGRSYAGKIHQIITGSTGLDDWEWGVTLFSDDALQFKKIVYEMRFDEASARYGVFGSFYVGTRLDKDRFYRMLVF from the coding sequence ATGGCGGAAGCAGCCGAGACGCTGGATGGCTGGTACTGTCTGCATGATTTTCGGACGATAGACTGGTCAAAATGGAAGGCGCTTACTATTAATGAACAGCAGGATGCCGTTCAGGAATTCAATCATTATCTCTCTCAGTGGGACGAAAACGAGCAGGATCATAAAGGAAGCTATGCCTTCTATTCCATTGTCGGGCAGAAGGCAGATATTGCACTGATGCTGCTCAGACCGACACTGGACGAGCTCAGCGACCTGGAAATAGAGTTTAATAAATCCAAACTGGCAGAAGTCACAAAGCCGGCTTATTCCTTTGTGTCTGTTGTCGAATTAAGTAACTACCTTGGCAAGGACGGCGGGGATCCATACGCTGACCCGCGGGTTCAGAAGAGATTGTATCCTGTATTACCCAAAACGTCCTATTTCTGCTTTTATCCAATGGACAAAAAGAGGACGCATGGAGATAACTGGTATATGCTCCCGATGGAAGATCGTAAAGTGCTGATGCGCAGTCATGGCAAAATTGGTCGGAGTTATGCCGGAAAAATTCATCAGATTATTACCGGTTCGACAGGACTTGATGACTGGGAATGGGGCGTGACGCTGTTCTCCGATGATGCGCTTCAGTTTAAGAAGATTGTCTACGAGATGCGATTTGATGAGGCGAGTGCGCGTTACGGCGTATTCGGATCATTCTATGTCGGAACGCGTCTTGACAAGGATCGATTCTACAGAATGCTTGTTTTTTAA
- the pta gene encoding phosphate acetyltransferase, with protein sequence MVQLFDKLKTEVKAGKPAIVFPESDDDRIVTAVRKLAQEELILPVLIGRKEEAAQDIRALAESGKIQFRHPETEPDMNRLVAALVARRKGKTDEAQAKEWLSDPGYYGTMLVYMGEADGLVSGAAHSTAATVRPALQIIKAQPGKHRISGAFIMVSEGKKFIFADCGINISPDSETLAEIALESAETAKLFGIDPRIAMLSFSTKGSAKDPSIDKVTEAVRLAKAKAPDLLIDGELQFDAAYVPEVAARKAPESPIKGQANVFVFPNIDSGNIGYKMVQRLGGYTAVGPILQGLNKPVNDLSRGCSADDVYKLAVITAKQGLIVRQSQNA encoded by the coding sequence ATGGTTCAATTATTTGACAAGCTGAAAACCGAAGTGAAAGCAGGGAAACCGGCGATCGTTTTTCCGGAGAGTGACGATGATCGGATTGTAACGGCAGTCCGGAAACTGGCACAGGAAGAACTTATCCTGCCTGTTCTTATCGGCAGGAAAGAGGAAGCTGCTCAGGATATCCGGGCACTGGCGGAATCAGGAAAAATCCAGTTCAGACATCCGGAGACAGAACCCGATATGAACCGCCTGGTTGCCGCACTGGTTGCCCGAAGAAAAGGGAAGACCGATGAGGCACAGGCGAAAGAATGGCTCAGTGATCCCGGCTATTACGGCACGATGCTCGTTTATATGGGTGAGGCGGACGGACTGGTCAGCGGAGCCGCGCATTCAACCGCCGCCACCGTCCGTCCGGCCTTGCAGATTATTAAGGCACAGCCGGGCAAACACAGAATTTCCGGTGCATTTATCATGGTGAGTGAAGGGAAAAAATTTATCTTTGCCGACTGCGGAATCAACATCTCGCCGGACAGTGAAACGCTGGCGGAAATCGCCCTGGAATCAGCGGAGACAGCGAAACTCTTCGGTATTGATCCACGCATTGCCATGCTCAGTTTTTCAACAAAGGGGTCGGCCAAGGACCCGAGTATTGATAAAGTCACTGAAGCGGTTCGACTGGCAAAAGCAAAAGCTCCTGACCTCCTTATCGACGGCGAACTGCAGTTTGACGCGGCTTATGTCCCGGAGGTTGCTGCCCGGAAGGCACCGGAATCGCCGATCAAGGGTCAGGCTAATGTATTCGTCTTCCCAAACATTGACTCCGGAAACATCGGTTATAAAATGGTTCAGCGGCTTGGCGGTTATACCGCGGTCGGCCCGATCCTTCAGGGACTGAACAAACCGGTTAATGACCTGTCACGGGGATGCAGCGCCGATGACGTCTATAAACTGGCCGTAATCACAGCAAAACAGGGCCTGATTGTCCGTCAGAGTCAGAATGCCTGA
- a CDS encoding transposase family protein: MITRKEKREQEKNVNYFLEFQKICHHFFKGFTNRLRKVKDPRHQSYVTYDSDLMLWMMILKNVCQFTSMRSLSNGLNREECIDNLQKMLATQELHELPHYDTINDFLSRLDPKELENIRIGLIRELLKKRCFEAERIEGKYWGIIIDGTGLFHFNKKHCAHCLKREHTHKKTGETWTDYQHHVLEAKLVVGDMVLSIDSEFIENEHEDVTKQDCERRAFERLSTRLKATFKRLPICILADSLYACESVFQRCEANRWKYMFRFKAGSIPSVAQEFEALKALKYRGQSATTYWVNDIAYQERKLNALEATVQEKEKTHTFLFLTNLPITEKKAEVLVAVGRRRWKIENQGFNRQKHVQYAIQHVNSQNHQAMKNHYLLTQIADILMQLYEKGSKLLRTQKKTAKEISSALLEAIRTRRLTEEDMASLVKPMQVRFTG; this comes from the coding sequence ATGATTACACGGAAAGAGAAACGAGAGCAGGAGAAGAACGTCAATTATTTTCTCGAGTTTCAGAAAATATGCCATCATTTCTTTAAAGGATTCACCAACAGGCTCAGAAAGGTCAAAGATCCGAGACATCAGAGTTATGTCACCTATGATTCAGACTTGATGCTCTGGATGATGATCCTGAAAAATGTCTGTCAGTTCACCAGCATGCGCAGCCTGAGCAACGGACTTAATCGTGAAGAATGTATCGATAACCTGCAAAAGATGCTCGCTACTCAGGAGCTTCATGAACTGCCCCACTATGACACGATCAACGATTTCCTGTCGCGGCTTGATCCGAAGGAACTGGAAAACATTCGCATCGGTTTAATCCGGGAGCTCCTCAAAAAGCGGTGTTTTGAGGCCGAACGGATCGAGGGGAAGTATTGGGGGATTATCATTGATGGGACCGGGCTTTTCCACTTTAACAAGAAGCATTGTGCACATTGCCTGAAACGCGAACATACCCACAAAAAGACCGGAGAAACCTGGACGGATTACCAGCATCACGTTCTGGAAGCCAAACTGGTCGTTGGGGACATGGTGCTGAGTATCGACTCGGAATTTATAGAGAACGAGCACGAGGACGTGACCAAACAGGACTGTGAACGTCGCGCCTTCGAGCGCCTGAGCACCCGATTGAAAGCGACCTTCAAGCGTCTGCCCATCTGTATCCTGGCGGATAGCCTATATGCGTGTGAATCAGTCTTTCAGCGATGTGAGGCTAACCGCTGGAAATACATGTTTCGCTTCAAAGCAGGCAGTATTCCGAGTGTGGCGCAGGAATTCGAGGCGCTGAAAGCGCTGAAGTATCGGGGACAATCTGCAACGACCTACTGGGTGAATGATATCGCCTACCAGGAAAGAAAACTAAATGCTCTGGAGGCTACGGTTCAGGAAAAAGAAAAAACACACACCTTTCTGTTTCTGACCAATCTGCCTATCACGGAGAAGAAGGCAGAGGTGTTGGTAGCGGTTGGGCGAAGGCGCTGGAAGATTGAAAATCAGGGGTTTAATCGACAAAAGCACGTACAGTACGCCATTCAACACGTGAACAGCCAGAATCATCAGGCGATGAAGAATCACTATCTTCTTACACAGATTGCGGATATTTTGATGCAGTTATATGAAAAAGGGTCAAAGCTGCTCCGTACGCAAAAAAAGACGGCAAAAGAAATATCCTCAGCCCTGTTAGAAGCGATTCGGACACGCAGATTAACAGAGGAGGATATGGCTAGCCTGGTGAAACCGATGCAAGTCCGGTTCACCGGTTAA
- a CDS encoding type II CAAX endopeptidase family protein produces the protein MTLVKRRRKLIKRRFRGLGVSLIFQEALMFLVVILYFIIQMIEALIRNRGVLNEAVLISLSDTIENIGTPMIIAVMIAFIPILIYRNKQFFRRDLLATGQKMTVRAVLLGFVFVLGLNMILTPVMVPVEWLLNLFGLTTKPSQEILEGSKTLSMFLYTCLIGPVFEEFLYRGAVLRSLERFGAVFAISVSALLFGMMHGNVIQIPMGIGVGLILGFLAWKYSIRLTILIHIANNLAAELFMRLPEQPWSALLYYGLFALILVIMGTVIYKKRQAIKAWLSAWKNRRPQKYLWLYFFTSIPFILLLLSNILTTVLGIERL, from the coding sequence ATGACTTTGGTAAAAAGGCGGCGGAAACTGATTAAGCGGCGGTTCAGAGGGCTTGGTGTATCCCTTATTTTTCAGGAAGCGCTGATGTTTCTGGTGGTTATTCTTTATTTCATCATCCAGATGATCGAAGCATTGATCAGAAACAGGGGCGTGCTCAATGAGGCAGTTCTTATTTCGCTGTCCGACACCATTGAGAACATCGGGACCCCGATGATTATCGCTGTAATGATCGCATTCATCCCGATTTTGATTTATCGGAATAAACAATTTTTCCGCCGGGATCTGCTGGCGACCGGGCAGAAGATGACGGTCAGAGCGGTCCTGCTTGGCTTTGTTTTTGTACTTGGGCTCAACATGATTCTGACACCGGTCATGGTCCCCGTCGAATGGCTGCTTAACCTCTTCGGTCTGACCACGAAGCCGTCTCAGGAAATTCTTGAAGGTTCGAAAACACTGAGTATGTTCCTGTACACCTGTCTGATCGGTCCGGTATTTGAGGAATTTCTTTACCGCGGTGCGGTACTCAGAAGTCTGGAGCGATTTGGCGCCGTTTTCGCGATTTCGGTATCGGCGCTTTTGTTCGGGATGATGCATGGCAATGTCATTCAGATTCCGATGGGGATCGGTGTCGGGCTGATTCTCGGTTTCCTTGCGTGGAAGTACTCGATTCGTCTGACGATCCTGATCCACATCGCCAACAATCTGGCGGCCGAGTTGTTCATGCGTCTTCCGGAGCAGCCCTGGTCGGCTCTGCTTTATTACGGCCTCTTTGCTCTGATCCTGGTGATTATGGGCACCGTTATATATAAAAAACGGCAGGCCATAAAAGCGTGGCTGTCCGCCTGGAAAAACAGGCGTCCGCAAAAATATCTGTGGCTTTACTTTTTTACTTCCATTCCATTTATTCTTTTGCTTCTGTCCAATATTCTGACCACAGTTCTCGGCATCGAGCGGCTGTAA